A genomic region of Arachis stenosperma cultivar V10309 chromosome 9, arast.V10309.gnm1.PFL2, whole genome shotgun sequence contains the following coding sequences:
- the LOC130949386 gene encoding uncharacterized protein LOC130949386, translating into MDRSEQIKLCVGYYWIMRTQSDTMMLFLLVTLYMYIRNRRRGHSSIGRRVNTLPLRRDALDNIIGTGGDRNCIWKLRMSLNAFANLCELLQVQGGLDDDGHVGIGEQVATFLIILALHTKNRSEQVRFYRSGETVSRYFHKVLGSVLRVQSVLFAKADPVPEDSIDPRWKWFKGCLGALDGTYIDVTVPKSDKSRYRTRKSRISTNVLGVCNRNMNFVYVLSGWEGSVSDSRVLRDAITRRNGLKIPVGSYYLVDAGYTNGRGFLSPYRNVRYHINEWTQGHRAPQNRLELFNKKHSSARNVIERFFGLLKKRWAILRNPSFYPIRIQSHIIIVCCLLQNFIRMNMDVDPEKDATLLPEHILVGDALLLMKPTCCYSSMASIPRQWTEQETEQFVVFMEELVVEGKRADAGQFKPGAFQKLADKMNEKFPGCGLIVKHIRNKHKRLKEKYMYVAEMLGCSGFG; encoded by the exons ATGGATCGTTCTGAACAAATTAAGCTATGTGTTGGATATTACTGGATCATGAGAACGCAATCTGACACGATGATGTTGTTTCTTTTAGTtactttatatatgtatattaggaATAGAAGGAGGGGTCATTCTTCAATTGGGCGAAGAGTGAACACATTGCCATTAAGGCGAGATGCATTAGATAACATCATTGGGACGGGTGGAGATAGAAATTGCATATGGAAGTTAAGAATGAGTTTGAATGCATTTGCTAATTTGTGTGAATTGCTACAAGTTCAAGGTGGGTTAGATGATGATGGTCATGTTGGCATCGGCGAGCAAGTAGCAACTTTCTTGATTATATTAGCTCTTCATACCAAAAATCGCAGTGAACAAGTTAGGTTTTATAGGTCTGGTGAAACTGTTAGTAGGTATTTTCATAAGGTGTTAGGTTCAGTTTTGCGTGTCCAAAGTGTGTTATTTGCAAAGGCAGACCCTGTACCAGAGGATTCTATAGATCCCAGATGGAAATGGTTTAAG GGTTGTCTAGGAGCATTAGATGGCACTTACATAGATGTCACAGTCCCCAAGAGTGATAAATCTAGGTATCGGACAAGGAAATCTAGAATATCCACCAATGTCTTAGGAGTTTGTAATCGAAACATGAATTTCGTCTATGTCCTTAGCGGTTGGGAAGGATCGGTATCTGATTCAAGGGTACTTAGAGATGCCATTACTCGACGTAATGGCTTGAAAATACCTGTTG GGTCTTATTATTTAGTGGACGCTGGCTATACCAATGGTAGAGGATTTTTATCTCCTTATAGAAATGTCCGGTATCATATCAATGAGTGGACTCAAGGTCATCGTGCACCACAAAATCGTCTAGAGTTATTTAATAAGAAGCATTCATCGGCTAGGAATGTGATTGAGCGGTTCTTTGGGCTGCTTAAGAAGAGATGGGCAATTCTACGAAACCCTTCATTCTATCCAATTAGAATCCAAAGCCACATTATTATTGTGTGTTGTTTGTTACAAAATTTTATTCGTATGAACATGGATGTTGATCCCGAAAAAGATGCAACTCTTTTACCGGAGCATATACTCGTTGGAGATGCACTGTTGTTGATGAAGCCGAC TTGCTGTTATT CATCAATGGCTTCCATACCTCGTCAGTGGACTGAACAGGAAACTGAACAATTTGTGGTCTTCATGGAGGAATTGGTTGTTGAAGGCAAGAGGGCGGATGCCGGTCAATTTAAACCCGGGGCATTTCAAAAGCTGGCAGATAAGATGAATGAGAAGTTTCCTGGATGTGGCCTCATTGTGAAGCACATCAGAAATAAACACAAGCgactaaaagaaaaatatatgtatGTGGCTGAGATGTTGGGTTGTAGCGGCTTTGGATGA